From Amycolatopsis sp. cg9, one genomic window encodes:
- a CDS encoding aldo/keto reductase, with protein MTKLGNTDLDVYRLNLGGNVFGWTADEPQSFAVLDAYTAAGGNFVDSADLYGGGGGSEEILGNWLAARGNRDDVVVATKVGMWEGRPGLSAKNIQAAAEDSLRRLKTDRIDLYYAHLDDADTPLEETLEAFDALVRAGKVRYLGASNYTAERLAEALSISDRNGFARYAVLQPHYNLVERDYERDLAPLVEREGLATLPYFSLAKGFLTGKYRTKGDVTDSPRAARAESYLDNGGERVLAELDEVASAHGVSVATVALAWLRQQPTVAAPIASARTPEQLTDLIASVTLDLTPDEVASLS; from the coding sequence ATGACCAAGCTGGGAAACACCGACCTCGACGTGTACAGGCTCAACCTCGGCGGCAACGTCTTCGGCTGGACGGCCGACGAGCCGCAGTCGTTCGCCGTGCTCGACGCCTACACCGCCGCCGGCGGCAACTTCGTGGACTCCGCCGACCTCTACGGCGGAGGCGGCGGCTCCGAGGAGATCCTCGGCAACTGGCTGGCCGCGCGCGGCAACCGGGACGACGTCGTCGTCGCGACCAAGGTCGGTATGTGGGAGGGCCGGCCGGGCCTGTCCGCGAAGAATATCCAGGCCGCGGCGGAGGACTCGCTGCGCCGCCTCAAGACCGACCGCATCGACCTCTACTACGCCCACCTCGACGACGCGGACACCCCGCTCGAGGAGACGCTCGAAGCCTTCGACGCGCTGGTCCGCGCGGGCAAGGTGCGCTACCTCGGCGCCTCCAACTACACCGCCGAGCGACTCGCCGAAGCACTGTCCATTTCGGACCGCAACGGGTTCGCGCGGTACGCCGTGCTGCAGCCGCACTACAACCTCGTCGAGCGGGACTACGAGCGCGACCTCGCCCCGCTCGTCGAGCGCGAAGGCCTGGCCACGCTGCCGTACTTCTCGCTGGCGAAGGGCTTCCTGACCGGCAAGTACCGCACGAAGGGCGACGTGACCGACAGCCCGCGCGCCGCCCGCGCGGAGTCCTATTTGGACAACGGCGGCGAGCGCGTGCTGGCCGAGCTCGACGAGGTCGCGAGCGCCCACGGCGTCTCGGTCGCCACGGTCGCGCTCGCCTGGCTGCGGCAGCAGCCGACGGTCGCCGCACCGATCGCCAGCGCCCGCACACC